In one window of Haemophilus parainfluenzae DNA:
- a CDS encoding TIGR04211 family SH3 domain-containing protein, whose amino-acid sequence MSKINKVLFSCVVLISAIGTVQAETKYVTENLNTYLRRGAGDQFKIAGAIQSGEAVTALEQQGKYTLIRDNKNREAWILTSELSSTPSSREENPKLKAQIQELTLKLNRVDSDWQQRTSEIQRRNKQSEQQSGELLELNSQLKRELDMIKNKNRDLEAMLDAGKREIAIQWFIYGGSVLGVGLLIGLILPHLLPRRKRRDSW is encoded by the coding sequence ATGTCAAAAATCAATAAAGTTTTATTTTCTTGTGTTGTATTGATTTCAGCTATTGGAACAGTACAAGCAGAGACAAAATATGTGACAGAAAATCTGAATACATATTTACGTCGTGGTGCTGGCGATCAATTTAAGATCGCAGGCGCCATTCAATCTGGTGAAGCTGTGACCGCATTGGAACAACAGGGAAAATATACCCTGATTCGTGATAATAAAAATCGCGAGGCTTGGATTTTAACCTCTGAACTAAGTTCTACACCAAGTAGCCGCGAAGAAAATCCAAAATTAAAAGCTCAAATTCAAGAACTGACTTTAAAATTAAATCGTGTTGATTCTGATTGGCAGCAGCGCACAAGTGAAATTCAACGTCGTAATAAGCAATCTGAGCAACAAAGTGGGGAGTTACTTGAACTAAATTCACAACTTAAACGTGAATTAGACATGATAAAAAATAAAAATCGTGATTTAGAAGCAATGCTTGATGCTGGTAAACGTGAAATTGCGATCCAATGGTTTATTTATGGTGGCTCGGTATTAGGTGTAGGTTTATTAATCGGTTTAATATTGCCTCACCTTTTACCAAGACGTAAACGTCGTGATAGCTGGTAA
- a CDS encoding multifunctional CCA addition/repair protein, with the protein MEIYIVGGAVRDQLLGLPVKDRDWVVVGATPEILLAQSYQQVGKDFPVFLNPESHEEYALARTERKSGKGYTGFICDFSDDITLEQDLIRRDLTINAIAQDKEGKLYDPYHGVEDIHQRILRHISPAFAEDPLRVLRVARFAARFHHLGFSISEETLKLMTELTEQGELAHLTAERVWMETEKALNEPNPEIYFETLHHVGALKVLFPEIAALDGVPNPAKYHPEIDSFVHTMLVLQQTVKLTENTNLNKSAVRFAAICHDLGKALTPKEIWPSHHGHEKAGIKPTRSLCKRLRIPNYIQELAELTCEYHTHVHKALELRPETVVKLFNTFDVWRKPQRFEEFLLVCLSDTRGRTGFENKEYPQIDYLKTLYQAALAVDVQQVIADGFEKQGIRDELTRRRIDAVKAEKTRLNA; encoded by the coding sequence ATGGAAATTTATATTGTAGGCGGTGCAGTTCGAGATCAACTTTTAGGTTTACCAGTGAAAGATCGTGATTGGGTCGTCGTCGGTGCAACACCTGAAATCTTGCTTGCTCAAAGTTATCAACAAGTTGGCAAAGACTTCCCTGTTTTTCTCAATCCTGAAAGCCATGAAGAATACGCACTTGCCCGTACAGAACGAAAATCAGGAAAAGGTTATACGGGGTTTATTTGTGATTTTTCAGATGATATTACGCTTGAACAAGATTTAATTCGCCGAGATCTTACCATTAATGCCATTGCACAAGATAAGGAAGGCAAGCTGTACGATCCTTATCATGGCGTAGAGGATATTCATCAACGTATTTTACGTCACATTTCGCCTGCTTTTGCTGAAGATCCACTTCGTGTATTACGTGTCGCACGCTTCGCTGCTCGTTTTCATCATTTAGGTTTCTCAATTTCCGAAGAAACCCTTAAATTAATGACTGAACTCACTGAACAAGGCGAACTCGCCCACCTAACGGCTGAGCGTGTTTGGATGGAAACAGAAAAAGCATTAAACGAACCAAATCCTGAAATTTATTTTGAAACGCTTCATCATGTGGGGGCACTCAAAGTGCTCTTCCCTGAGATTGCCGCCTTAGATGGCGTACCGAACCCAGCCAAATATCATCCTGAAATTGATAGCTTTGTTCATACCATGCTCGTATTGCAGCAAACCGTTAAACTCACTGAAAATACCAATTTGAATAAAAGTGCGGTCCGTTTTGCAGCGATTTGTCATGATCTTGGAAAAGCCCTTACACCAAAAGAAATATGGCCTAGTCATCATGGACATGAAAAAGCGGGGATTAAACCGACTCGTTCATTATGCAAACGCCTTAGAATTCCTAATTATATTCAAGAATTAGCTGAATTAACTTGTGAATATCACACGCATGTACATAAAGCCTTAGAGCTTCGCCCAGAAACAGTAGTGAAACTCTTTAATACGTTTGATGTTTGGCGCAAACCTCAGCGCTTTGAGGAATTTTTATTAGTATGTTTATCTGATACTCGCGGACGAACTGGCTTTGAAAATAAAGAATATCCGCAAATTGATTACCTCAAAACACTTTATCAAGCTGCTCTAGCCGTTGATGTGCAACAAGTCATTGCAGATGGTTTTGAAAAGCAAGGTATTCGAGATGAATTAACCCGTCGAAGAATTGACGCAGTGAAAGCCGAGAAAACTCGCTTAAATGCTTAA
- a CDS encoding inorganic phosphate transporter, whose amino-acid sequence MEIINAYGSWLVLITAVFGFFMAFGIGANDVSNSMGTSVGSGTITAKQAIIIALIFESAGAYLAGGEVTETIKSGVIDPTQFIESPDLLALGMLSTLFASGAWLFIATKMGWPVSGTHTIIGALIGFACITIGPGSVDWSTIGGIVGSWFITPVIAGLLAYTIFASIQKLIFDTDKPLQNAQKYGPYYMAVTVFVLCIVTMAKGLKHVGLNLSTNETLGISFLISVIGMIFCHFYFRSKRFTEKATKGTFGSVEKIFSILMLLTACAMAFAHGSNDVANAIGPLSSVVSIVENGGQILSGGKLTWWILPLGALGIAVGLIAMGQKVMATVGSGITDLTPSRGFAAQFATAMTVVVASGTGLPISTTQTLVGAILGIGFARGIAALNLTVIRNIISSWVVTLPAGAFFAIMIFYVLRAIFH is encoded by the coding sequence ATGGAAATTATTAATGCATACGGCTCGTGGTTAGTCTTAATTACTGCGGTATTCGGCTTTTTTATGGCATTTGGTATTGGTGCCAACGACGTATCAAACTCAATGGGAACTTCCGTAGGTTCGGGAACCATTACAGCAAAACAAGCGATTATTATTGCTTTAATTTTTGAATCTGCCGGAGCATATTTAGCCGGCGGTGAAGTCACTGAGACTATTAAAAGTGGCGTTATCGATCCGACTCAATTTATCGAATCTCCAGATCTCTTAGCGCTAGGGATGCTTTCGACTCTCTTTGCATCAGGTGCTTGGTTATTTATTGCCACTAAAATGGGTTGGCCTGTTTCTGGTACCCACACCATCATCGGTGCTTTAATCGGTTTTGCTTGTATTACCATTGGCCCTGGTTCCGTTGACTGGTCTACAATCGGTGGAATTGTTGGTAGTTGGTTTATCACACCAGTAATTGCGGGGCTTTTAGCTTATACGATCTTTGCGAGCATCCAAAAACTCATATTCGATACGGATAAGCCTCTACAAAATGCTCAAAAATATGGTCCATACTACATGGCTGTTACTGTATTTGTGCTTTGTATTGTGACCATGGCAAAAGGTTTAAAACACGTTGGATTAAACCTATCAACAAATGAAACGCTCGGTATTTCATTTTTAATCAGCGTCATTGGTATGATTTTCTGCCACTTCTACTTCCGTAGTAAAAGATTCACTGAAAAAGCGACAAAAGGCACATTCGGTTCAGTAGAAAAGATTTTTAGTATCTTAATGCTTTTAACCGCTTGTGCTATGGCATTCGCACATGGTTCTAATGATGTAGCCAATGCAATCGGTCCGCTTTCTTCTGTGGTATCAATCGTAGAAAATGGTGGGCAAATCCTCAGCGGTGGGAAATTAACTTGGTGGATTTTACCCTTAGGTGCATTAGGTATCGCAGTCGGTCTTATTGCGATGGGACAAAAAGTGATGGCGACGGTAGGCTCAGGTATTACCGATTTAACTCCGAGCCGTGGTTTTGCCGCACAATTTGCAACTGCGATGACTGTTGTTGTGGCATCAGGTACTGGTTTACCAATCTCCACTACACAAACTTTAGTAGGGGCAATCTTAGGTATCGGTTTCGCTCGCGGTATTGCGGCGCTTAACTTAACGGTTATCCGTAACATCATTAGTTCATGGGTTGTTACATTACCTGCTGGTGCATTCTTTGCAATTATGATTTTCTACGTTCTTCGAGCAATTTTTCACTAA
- a CDS encoding inorganic triphosphatase: MSNEVELKLAVTSDAFDILKTHLNQFNILEQNTIFLGNTYFDYPDHFLAKQKMGLRIRRENNDFTLTLKTDGKVVGGLHSRPEYNLSILDDSVPTSAQLTSLYPFEHLPSAALQPIFSTDFNRTFWLIAFGASKIEVAFDQGKILSGEKTQPICEIEFELKEGLVSDLFYFVSLLPFEQDVYFSSASKAKRGYQLASKPLLTDWLNKWRDFLKEEREGSAVNSREQLSTVMKMEQQLIEETLSFPTDVFAFDFMKTVERVGAFFNLYHYYDDHKALFEKLEENRSVELLVSNQFFLNEIKGLITFHSETKDNFQTIEKLKALLKSRAYFERMLGLMMLMA; encoded by the coding sequence ATGAGTAATGAAGTTGAATTAAAGCTTGCAGTCACCTCTGATGCTTTTGATATCCTAAAAACACACCTAAATCAATTCAATATCTTAGAGCAAAATACGATCTTTCTAGGAAATACTTATTTTGATTATCCTGATCATTTTTTAGCGAAACAAAAAATGGGATTGCGTATCCGTCGAGAAAATAATGATTTCACACTTACCTTAAAAACTGACGGAAAAGTGGTTGGTGGATTGCATAGCCGTCCAGAATATAATTTATCTATACTTGATGATTCAGTACCTACATCGGCACAATTAACGTCATTGTATCCATTTGAACACTTGCCTTCCGCTGCATTACAGCCGATTTTCTCAACAGATTTTAACCGCACTTTTTGGTTGATTGCATTTGGTGCATCAAAAATTGAAGTGGCTTTTGATCAAGGGAAGATTCTGTCAGGGGAGAAAACGCAGCCTATCTGCGAAATTGAATTTGAATTAAAAGAAGGGCTTGTTTCAGATCTTTTCTATTTTGTCTCACTTTTACCTTTTGAACAGGATGTGTATTTTAGTTCGGCAAGTAAAGCGAAACGAGGCTACCAACTAGCCAGTAAACCACTTCTGACAGATTGGTTAAATAAATGGCGGGATTTCTTAAAAGAAGAACGTGAGGGAAGTGCGGTTAATTCTCGCGAACAATTAAGTACTGTCATGAAAATGGAGCAGCAATTGATTGAGGAAACGCTTTCATTCCCAACAGATGTGTTTGCTTTCGATTTTATGAAAACCGTTGAACGTGTTGGCGCATTTTTCAATCTTTATCATTATTATGATGACCACAAAGCCTTGTTTGAAAAACTGGAAGAAAATCGATCAGTTGAGTTATTAGTAAGTAATCAATTTTTCCTTAATGAAATAAAAGGCTTGATTACCTTTCATAGCGAAACAAAAGATAATTTTCAAACTATTGAGAAGTTAAAAGCGTTATTAAAGAGCCGTGCGTATTTTGAAAGAATGCTTGGTTTAATGATGTTGATGGCATAA
- a CDS encoding TIGR00153 family protein encodes MAMNNILGLFAHSPLKPLQKHSKKVTECCDLLVPFFKYTFLKQWNDAEKTRLDISQCEREADSLKREIRLKLPRGLFLPIDRTDLLELVTQQDKLANYAKDIAGRMVGRQFGIPEEMQEEFLHYVQRSLDSIHQAHLVIEEMDKLLETGFKGRELTLVNNMIQELDSIEDDTDQMQIKLRNMLYTIESHYNPIDVMFLYKIIEWVGVLADQAQRVGSRIELMLARS; translated from the coding sequence ATGGCAATGAATAATATTCTCGGATTATTTGCCCATTCTCCTTTGAAGCCTCTGCAAAAACACTCAAAAAAAGTAACAGAATGCTGTGACTTACTGGTTCCATTTTTCAAATATACGTTTTTAAAACAATGGAATGATGCAGAAAAAACACGTTTGGATATTTCTCAATGTGAACGTGAGGCTGATAGCTTAAAACGCGAAATTCGTTTGAAATTGCCTCGTGGTTTATTTTTACCTATTGATCGTACTGATTTGCTCGAATTAGTTACACAACAAGATAAATTAGCTAATTATGCTAAAGATATTGCTGGTCGTATGGTTGGTCGACAATTTGGTATTCCTGAAGAAATGCAGGAGGAATTTTTACATTATGTTCAGCGTAGCTTAGATTCTATTCATCAAGCACACTTGGTGATTGAAGAAATGGATAAATTACTTGAAACGGGTTTCAAAGGACGTGAGTTAACGTTAGTTAATAATATGATTCAAGAGCTTGATAGCATTGAAGATGATACAGATCAAATGCAAATTAAGCTACGTAATATGCTCTATACGATTGAAAGTCATTACAATCCTATTGATGTGATGTTCCTATATAAAATCATCGAGTGGGTAGGCGTATTAGCTGATCAGGCTCAACGTGTTGGCTCTCGTATTGAATTAATGCTTGCTCGTTCCTAA